The sequence below is a genomic window from Methylotuvimicrobium alcaliphilum 20Z.
AAAATCATCGCCACAGCTTGTATAGTCTGCCTGTGTTAAATCGGCCGATGATTGGTTGATTTCTGAAACGCAGGTTCTTGCAGTACTTGCCGCCAATACAATTTCAGAGACTTTCGCCCTATTTGTGTAATCCTGATAAGCCGGCAGCGCGACCGCCGCCAAGATACCAATGATCGCGACCACGATCATCAGCTCGATCAAGGTAAAACCTTGTTGTGTTTGTGTTTTAAAATTTTTCATGGTAACCACCTTTGTGTTGGTAGAAAAGTTCGAATTGACTTGAATTCAGTCAAGATACTGCATTCGCCATGCCAACCTTGAGAGAAAAAGCAAATTCCCTTTTATTTCAATATATTAGGCGAACACACTTTCGGTGAGCGACGTGATGCAGCCGCCCGGGCCGGAAATTCTACTCGCTAAGACTTTCTAAAAACGGCGGTTTATGACAATTTTTGTCAGTGCTGTGATTGACTTTCTTAATAACTCCGGTGAGGATTGCGCATAAGTTGACAAGTGATACGCTTCTAAAAAGGGGTCAGGTTACTTTTTCTTGATAGCATAAAAAGGGGTCAGGTTACTTTTTCTTGATTACGAGCCATAGCGCCGTAAACAAAAAAATCAGGGTCACATCAAAAAATCAGGGTCAGGCCCAGGGCAAACGCATTAAAAATACTGTTAAAACATAGAGTTTAGAGGTATCGTATCGGAATTTTGCGTATGTTACCAACGGACTGCAGTTTAATTAAGCACTTTTCCAACGTGACTGATCCCCGAATTGAACGTAAGAAACTTCATCAGTTGATGGATATCATTGTACTCACTGTTTGCGCCTCGTTAAGCGGTGCTGAGGGTTGGGAAGCCATTGAAGAGTTTGGCCATAATAAATTAGATTGGTTAAGGCAGTTTGTACCGTTAAAGAATGGCATTCCATCGCATGATTGCTTGGCGTATGTCATTTCTCGATTGTCACCGAAAGAATTTCAACGTTGCTTTATAGATTGGGTGAACGCCATTCGCGAAGTAATACCCGATGAAGTGATTGCGATAGATGGCAAAACCGCACGCCGTTCGCATGACCGCAAACGCGGCCAAAATCCGTTGCACATGGTCAGTGCCTGGGGTTGTGCGAATGGATTAGTGCTCGGCCAAGAAGCGACCGAAGAAAAGTCGAATGAAATTACCGCAATCCCGAAGCTATTGGCTTTGCTAGAACTCAAAGGTTGTATTGTGACCATTGATGCCATGGGCTGCCAGCGCACGATTGCTGAGCAA
It includes:
- a CDS encoding pilin, which produces MKNFKTQTQQGFTLIELMIVVAIIGILAAVALPAYQDYTNRAKVSEIVLAASTARTCVSEINQSSADLTQADYTSCGDDFNPTEYVAALAVAADGTVTADGQNFPDAAQPQVILTPDPLANVGFITKWVCTGTPLKWMPGSCR